In Dama dama isolate Ldn47 chromosome 9, ASM3311817v1, whole genome shotgun sequence, the following proteins share a genomic window:
- the PCDH1 gene encoding protocadherin-1 isoform X3: MDCRARGRRCPESALLILEPAPMGPLRHSPGPGERRLLLPTLLLALLLLLAPSPGHATRVVYKVAEEQPPNTLIGSLAADYGFPDVGHLYKLEVGAPYLRVDGKTGDIFTTETSIDREGLRECQNQLPGEPCILEFEVSITDLVQNGSPRLLEGQIEVQDINDNTPNFASPVITLPIPENTNIGSLFSIPVASDRDAGPNGVASYELQVGPEAQELFGLQVAEDQEGKQPQLIVMGNLDRERLDSYDLTIKVQDGGNPPRASSALLRVTVLDTNDNAPKFERPSYEAELSENSPIGHSVIQVKANDSDQGANAEIDYTFHQAPEVVRRLLRLDRNTGLITVQGPVDREDLSTLRFSVLAKDRGTNPKSARAQVVVTVKDMNDNAPTIEIRGIGLVTHQDGMANISEDVAEETAVALVQVSDRDEGENAAVTCVVAGDVPFQLRQASETGSDSKKKYFLQTTTPLDYEKVKDYTIEIVAVDSGNPPLSSTNSLKVQVVDVNDNAPVFTQSVTEVAFPENNKPGEVVAEVTASDADSGSNAELVYSLEPEPAAKGLFTISPETGEIRVKTSLDREQRESYELKVVAADRGSPSLQGTATVLVNVLDCNDNDPKFMLSGYNFSVMENMPALSPVGMVTVIDGDKGENARVQLTVEQDNGDFVIQNGTGTILSSLSFDREQQSTYTFQLKAVDGGVPPRSAYVGVTINVLDENDNAPFITAPSNTSHRLLTPQTRLGETVSQVTAEDIDSGVNAELTYSIAGGNPYGLFQIGSHSGAITLEKEIERRHHGLHRLVVKVSDRGKPPRYGTALVHLYVNETLANRTLLETLLGHSLDTPLDIDIAGDPEYERSKQRGNILFGVVAGVVAVALLIALAVLVRYCRQREAKSGYQAGKKETKDLYAPKPSSKVSKGNKSKGKKSKSPKPVKPVEDEDETGLQKSLKFNLMSDAPGDSPRIHLPLNYPPGSPDLGRHYRSNSPLPSIQLQPQSPSASKKHQVVQELPPANTFVGTGDTTSTGSEQYSDYSYRTNPPKYPSKQLPHRRVTFSATSQAQELQDPSQHSYYDSGLEESETPSSKSSSGPRLGPLALPEDHYERTTPDGSIGEMEHPENEPAGRSRP; this comes from the exons CTCTTCTGATTCTGGAGCCTGCCCCAATGGGGCCCCTGAGGCACAGCCCAGGCCCCGGGGAGCGACGTCTGCTGCTGCCCACCCTGCTgctagcactgctgctgctgctggctccGTCCCCAGGCCATGCCACTCGGGTGGTGTACAAGGTGGCTGAGGAACAGCCGCCCAATACCCTCATCGGGAGCCTCGCCGCCGACTATGGTTTTCCCGACGTGGGCCACCTGTACAAACTAGAGGTAGGCGCCCCGTACTTGCGGGTGGATGGCAAGACGGGTGACATCTTTACCACCGAGACCTCTATCGACCGTGAGGGGCTCCGTGAATGCCAGAACCAGCTCCCTGGTGAGCCCTGCATCCTGGAGTTTGAGGTGTCTATCACGGACCTTGTGCAGAATGGCAGCCCTCGGCTGCTGGAGGGCCAGATAGAGGTTCAGGACATCAATGACAACACGCCCAACTTCGCCTCGCCAGTCATCACACTGCCCATCCCCGAGAACACCAACATTGGCTCACTCTTCTCCATCCCGGTGGCTTCGGACCGAGATGCTGGCCCCAACGGCGTGGCGTCATATGAGCTGCAGGTGGGGCCCGAGGCCCAGGAGCTATTTGGGCTGCAGGTGGCAGAGGACCAGGAGGGGAAGCAGCCGCAGCTCATCGTGATGGGCAACCTGGACCGGGAACGCCTGGACTCTTACGACCTCACCATCAAGGTGCAGGATGGTGGCAACCCCCCACGCGCCAGCAGCGCCCTGCTTCGGGTCACTGTGCTCGACACCAATGACAATGCTCCCAAGTTCGAGCGGCCATCCTACGAGGCTGAGTTGTCTGAGAACAGCCCCATAGGCCACTCGGTCATCCAG GTGAAGGCCAACGACTCAGACCAAGGTGCCAACGCAGAGATCGACTACACTTTCCACCAGGCGCCTGAAGTCGTGAGACGTCTTCTGCGACTGGACAGGAACACCGGACTTATCACTGTGCAGGGCCCCGTGGACCGTGAGGACCTGAGCACCCTCCGTTTCTCGGTGCTTGCCAAGGACCGTGGCACCAACCCCAAGAGTGCCCGAGCCCAGGTGGTGGTGACTGTGAAGGACATGAACGACAATGCACCCACCATTGAGATCCGTGGCATAGGGCTGGTGACACACCAGGACGGGATGGCTAACATCTCGGAGGATGTGGCAGAAGAGACAGCTGTGGCCCTGGTGCAGGTATCTGACAGAGACGAAGGAGAGAATGCGGCTGTCACCTGTGTGGTAGCAGGCGATGTGCCCTTCCAACTCCGCCAGGCCAGTGAGACGGGAAGCGACAGCAAGAAGAAGTACTTCCTGCAAACTACCACCCCGCTCGACTACGAGAAGGTCAAAGACTACACCATTGAGATTGTGGCTGTGGACTCTGGCAACCCGCCACTCTCCAGCACCAATTCCCTCAAGGTGCAGGTGGTGGATGTCAATGACAATGCGCCTGTCTTCACCCAAAGTGTCACCGAGGTCGCTTTCCCAGAAAACAACAAGCCGGGTGAAGTGGTCGCTGAGGTCACTGCCAGTGACGCCGACTCGGGCTCCAATGCTGAGCTGGTTTACTCTCTTGAGCCTGAGCCAGCTGCCAAGGGCCTCTTCACCATCTCACCTGAAACTGGAGAGATCCGGGTGAAGACATCCCTCGATAGGGAACAGAGGGAAAGCTATGAGTTGAAGGTGGTGGCAGCTGACCGGGGCAGCCCTAGTCTCCAGGGCACAGCCACTGTCCTCGTCAACGTGCTGGACTGCAACGACAATGACCCCAAGTTTATGCTCAGTGGCTACAACTTCTCGGTGATGGAGAACATGCCGGCACTGAGTCCGGTGGGCATGGTGACTGTCATTGATGGGGACAAGGGGGAGAACGCACGGGTACAGCTCACAGTGGAGCAGGACAATGGTGACTTTGTTATCCAGAACGGCACGGGCACCATACTCTCCAGCCTGAGCTTCGATCGGGAGCAGCAAAGCACCTATACCTTCCAGCTGAAAGCTGTGGACGGTGGTGTCCCACCTCGCTCGGCTTACGTTGGTGTCACCATCAACGTGCTGGATGAGAATGACAACGCGCCTTTTATCACTGCCCCTTCCAACACCTCCCACCGGCTGCTGACCCCCCAGACCCGTCTGGGTGAGACAGTCAGCCAGGTGACAGCTGAGGATATTGACTCTGGTGTCAATGCTGAGCTGACCTACAGCATCGCTGGTGGCAACCCTTATGGACTTTTCCAGATTGGGTCACATTCTGGTGCCatcaccctggagaaggagattgaGCGCCGCCACCATGGGCTGCACCGCTTAGTCGTGAAGGTCAGTGACCGCGGCAAGCCCCCACGCTACGGCACAGCCCTGGTCCACCTGTATGTCAACGAGACCCTGGCCAACCGCACGCTGCTGGAGACCCTACTGGGTCACAGCCTGGACACACCGCTGGACATCGACATCGCCGGGGACCCAGAATACGAGCGCTCCAAGCAGCGCGGCAACATCCTCTTTGGTGTGGTGGCTGGTGTCGTGGCCGTGGCCTTGCTCATTGCCTTGGCTGTGCTAGTGCGCTACTGCCGGCAACGGGAGGCCAAGAGTGGCTACCAGGCCGGCAAGAAGGAGACCAAGGACCTGTACGCCCCCAAGCCCAGCAGCAAAGTTTCCAAGGGCAACAAAAGCAAGGGCAAGAAGAGCAAGTCTCCCAAGCCTGTGAAACCTGTGGAGGATGAGGATGAGACCGGCCTGCAGAAGTCTCTCAAGTTCAACCTGATGAGTGACGCCCCCGGGGACAGTCCGCGCATCCACCTGCCCCTCAACTACCCACCAGGCAGCCCTGACCTGGGTCGCCACTATCGCTCTAATTCCCCACTGCCTTCCATCCAGTTGCAGCCCCAGTCGCCCTCCGCCTCCAAGAAGCACCAGGTGGTGCAGGAACTGCCGCCTGCAAACACATTCGTGGGCACCGGGGACACGACGTCCACGGGCTCTGAGCAGTACTCCGACTACAGCTACCGCACCAACCCCCCCAAATACCCCAGCAAGCAG TTACCTCACCGCCGCGTCACCTTCTCTGCCACCAGCCAGGCCCAGGAGTTGCAGGACCCATCCCAGCATAGTTACTACGATAGTGGCCTGGAGGAGTCCGAGACGCCATCCAGCAAGTCATCCTCAGGGCCCCGACTGGGTCCCCTGGCTCTGCCTGAGGATCACTATGAGCGCACCACCCCTGATGGCAGCATAGGAGAGATGGAGCACCCTGAGAACG AGCCGGCTGGCAGGAGCAGGCCCTGA